One window from the genome of Pedobacter schmidteae encodes:
- a CDS encoding efflux RND transporter permease subunit, with amino-acid sequence MNLIRFALRKPISILVLVAGLFFFGIGAIRSIKVDILPKMNLPVIYLAHPFGGYTPNQMESYFAKNYVNILLFANGVKSIESKNIQGLTLMKISYYEDTNMAQAAAELSALANRMQAAFPPGSQPPFIIRFDASSLPVGQLVLSSKTKSNNELQDLANVYVRASFTSVPGLLSPPPFGGSPRTIEINVDPVTLRTHNLTPDQIVEAIRINNQTAPSGNVRIGDKNYITPTNNTIKEVKDFEKIPLFKGGVQNLYLGDVATVKDGADLTAGYALVNGKRSVYVSIAKAGDASTWDVVQQLKKKLPVIQNTLPDDVKLSYEFDQSVYVINSVKSLVTEGVIGAVLTGLMVLLFLGDRRAALIVILTIPISVISSVLLLKLFGQTINLMTLSGLALAIGILVDESTVTIENIHQHLDMGKPKALAIWDACKEIALPKLLILLCILAVFAPAFVMSGIPGALFLPLALAIGCAMLVSFLLSQTFVPIMANWIMKSHPKIKHPADITDDEAEFNASGISPESEKDIIMQKEVLVREDLNNNGKVGAFERFRMRFIVMIDRLFKLKRPVALFYLLGISAIAIVLLNVIGQDVFPKVNSSQFQMRLRAADGTRLERTEDQAKLVLNDLEKMVGKEHLSISSVYIGQHPAQFSVSPIYLFTAGPHEAVFQIALKDYHTDMDTFKDELRKRIKKLLPDVKVSFEPIELTDKVLSQGSPTPIEIRIAGKNKKTNEEYANKIIAKLNKVAYFRDVQIAQPIHYPSLDIKIDRVRAAQLGVDMTDISRSLIASTSSSRYTEKNTWIDEKAGLSYNVQVQVPLEKMMNENDMGAIPLLKNNSRPVLSDVAEIIPSVTYGENDNIGAMPYLSVTANIDHTDLGTAAKQVGQTIEELGTLPRGLFIEPIGLSTVLSETMSSLESGLLVAVVVIFLMLAANFQSFKISFVILTTVPAVVLGSLILLLVTGSTLNLQSYMGIIMSVGVSIANAVLLITNAEQLRKHNGDAVLSAREAVSLRLRPIIMTSIAMIAGMLPMAIGHGEGGEQVSPLGRAVIGGLVFSTFTVLIILPMIFAWVMGKSTTASVSLDPEDEESKHYISTLPHA; translated from the coding sequence ATGAATTTAATACGTTTTGCCCTTCGTAAACCCATTTCTATCCTTGTGTTGGTTGCTGGACTTTTCTTTTTTGGCATAGGTGCAATAAGGAGTATAAAAGTCGATATCCTGCCCAAGATGAACCTGCCGGTGATTTACCTGGCCCATCCTTTTGGAGGCTACACGCCTAACCAGATGGAATCGTATTTCGCAAAAAACTACGTCAATATCCTGCTCTTCGCCAATGGCGTAAAATCAATTGAGTCGAAAAATATACAGGGCCTTACGCTGATGAAAATCAGCTATTATGAGGACACCAATATGGCGCAGGCTGCGGCCGAATTAAGTGCACTCGCTAACCGCATGCAAGCTGCATTTCCGCCAGGCTCACAACCACCTTTTATTATTCGCTTTGATGCGTCCTCACTTCCGGTGGGGCAGCTGGTGTTGAGTAGTAAAACCAAAAGTAACAACGAATTGCAGGATCTGGCCAATGTGTATGTAAGGGCATCTTTTACCTCCGTTCCAGGTTTGCTTTCTCCTCCGCCTTTTGGCGGAAGTCCGAGGACAATAGAGATCAATGTTGATCCTGTAACGCTACGGACGCATAATTTAACGCCCGATCAGATTGTGGAGGCTATCAGGATCAATAACCAGACGGCACCTTCAGGAAATGTTCGGATTGGCGATAAAAACTACATTACACCAACCAACAACACCATTAAGGAGGTAAAGGACTTTGAAAAAATTCCTTTGTTTAAAGGAGGGGTGCAAAACCTTTACCTTGGGGATGTGGCGACTGTTAAAGATGGAGCGGATTTAACTGCCGGTTATGCATTGGTAAATGGAAAACGTTCGGTATATGTGAGCATTGCTAAAGCCGGGGATGCATCTACCTGGGATGTGGTGCAGCAGCTAAAGAAAAAATTACCAGTGATACAAAATACCTTGCCCGATGATGTAAAGTTGTCCTACGAGTTTGATCAGTCGGTATATGTGATCAATTCTGTAAAAAGTCTGGTTACAGAAGGGGTAATAGGGGCTGTGTTAACAGGGTTAATGGTGTTGCTGTTCCTGGGCGATAGGCGGGCTGCGCTGATTGTGATCCTTACGATTCCTATTTCTGTGATTTCCTCCGTGTTGTTGCTGAAACTATTCGGCCAAACTATTAACCTGATGACACTTAGCGGCCTTGCGCTGGCTATCGGGATTCTGGTTGATGAAAGTACGGTAACGATAGAAAATATACACCAACACCTGGATATGGGAAAACCCAAGGCCCTGGCCATATGGGATGCCTGCAAGGAAATTGCATTGCCCAAGTTGTTGATCCTTTTGTGTATTCTAGCCGTTTTTGCACCGGCATTTGTAATGTCGGGCATACCTGGAGCCTTGTTTTTACCGCTGGCGCTGGCTATTGGTTGTGCCATGCTGGTATCCTTCCTGTTGTCGCAGACTTTTGTCCCGATTATGGCCAACTGGATCATGAAATCGCATCCAAAAATAAAACATCCGGCAGATATTACTGATGATGAAGCAGAGTTTAATGCTTCCGGGATATCGCCGGAATCTGAAAAAGATATCATCATGCAAAAGGAGGTCCTGGTTCGCGAGGATCTGAATAACAATGGAAAAGTTGGTGCTTTTGAAAGGTTCAGAATGAGGTTTATAGTGATGATTGATAGGTTGTTTAAGCTCAAAAGGCCTGTTGCCCTTTTCTACCTCCTGGGGATTTCAGCTATTGCTATTGTTTTGTTAAATGTTATCGGACAGGATGTTTTTCCAAAAGTAAACTCCAGTCAGTTTCAAATGAGGTTAAGAGCGGCAGATGGAACAAGGCTGGAAAGAACCGAAGATCAGGCCAAGTTGGTGCTTAATGACCTGGAAAAGATGGTCGGAAAAGAACACCTGTCCATTTCTTCAGTTTACATTGGTCAGCATCCAGCGCAGTTTTCGGTATCTCCGATATACTTGTTTACAGCAGGTCCGCATGAAGCTGTTTTTCAGATTGCACTGAAAGATTACCATACCGATATGGATACGTTTAAGGATGAGCTTAGGAAAAGAATAAAAAAGCTATTGCCAGATGTTAAAGTGTCATTTGAGCCTATTGAGTTAACCGACAAAGTGTTAAGTCAGGGCTCGCCAACGCCTATCGAGATCCGTATTGCCGGAAAGAATAAGAAAACAAATGAAGAATACGCCAATAAAATCATTGCAAAATTAAATAAGGTAGCCTACTTTAGAGATGTCCAGATTGCACAGCCTATTCATTATCCATCGCTTGATATTAAAATTGACAGGGTACGTGCTGCGCAGTTGGGCGTAGATATGACAGATATCTCGCGTTCACTAATTGCTTCTACCTCATCATCAAGGTATACGGAAAAAAATACCTGGATAGATGAAAAGGCGGGTTTATCATACAATGTACAGGTACAGGTGCCTTTAGAAAAGATGATGAATGAAAACGATATGGGGGCGATACCATTACTGAAGAACAATTCGCGACCTGTGCTGAGTGATGTGGCAGAAATTATTCCTTCGGTTACATATGGCGAAAATGACAATATTGGTGCAATGCCCTACCTTTCGGTAACGGCCAATATTGACCATACCGATTTGGGGACCGCTGCCAAACAGGTGGGGCAAACCATTGAAGAGTTGGGGACGTTGCCCAGGGGGCTATTCATTGAACCTATTGGATTGAGTACTGTATTATCGGAAACGATGAGCAGTCTGGAATCGGGCCTACTGGTTGCTGTGGTGGTGATATTTCTGATGCTGGCTGCAAATTTCCAATCTTTCAAAATCTCCTTCGTAATTCTGACTACGGTACCGGCTGTCGTATTGGGGTCTTTAATACTTTTGTTAGTTACCGGATCAACCCTGAATTTACAATCGTATATGGGGATTATTATGTCGGTAGGGGTATCAATTGCCAATGCTGTACTATTGATCACTAATGCAGAACAGCTGAGAAAACACAATGGCGATGCGGTATTGTCGGCCCGGGAAGCGGTTTCCCTGAGGTTGCGCCCCATTATTATGACCAGTATTGCCATGATTGCCGGTATGTTGCCGATGGCTATTGGTCATGGAGAAGGTGGTGAGCAGGTTTCTCCTTTAGGAAGGGCTGTGATTGGAGGGTTGGTGTTCTCTACATTCACCGTTTTAATTATCCTGCCTATGATTTTTGCCTGGGTAATGGGCAAGTCGACCACTGCATCGGTATCTCTTGATCCGGAAGACGAAGAGAGTAAGCATTATATATCTACTTTACCACATGCCTAA
- a CDS encoding efflux RND transporter periplasmic adaptor subunit — protein MRLIYITTTIFSTFLFLSGCAEKPKESVAIEEAPKMETFEIKKEKLSTELTMPAELVGFQEVDLYAKVASFVKELKIDIGTQVKKGQLLLVLDAPETSSQLNAAESRLHSQESVYTASNSTYKRLLETSKVEGTVSSNDLEQAEARKNADFAQLQAAKASYKEAQAILGYLQIRAPFDGVVSARNVNPGAYVGPSGKGSELPLVTVQEQRKLRLSVSVPEQYAGYLSVGDAMNFTVRSVLGQTFSAKIARKSGALDTKLRSERVEMDVANTGNQLLPGMVAEVVLPLHAKDSTYVVPKSAVVTSSEGIFVITVINNRTARTKVQKGREFKDKIEIFGAFTGKPVLIKSASEEIKDGTVVN, from the coding sequence ATGAGACTTATATATATAACTACAACGATTTTTAGCACATTTCTTTTTTTATCGGGCTGTGCCGAAAAGCCAAAAGAAAGTGTTGCCATTGAGGAAGCTCCTAAAATGGAGACTTTCGAAATAAAAAAAGAAAAGCTATCTACAGAACTGACGATGCCTGCCGAATTAGTAGGGTTCCAGGAGGTAGATCTTTATGCCAAGGTGGCCAGTTTTGTGAAGGAACTAAAGATAGATATTGGTACACAGGTTAAAAAAGGACAGCTGCTACTGGTGCTTGATGCACCTGAAACCAGCTCGCAATTGAATGCAGCCGAGTCTCGCTTACATTCGCAGGAATCGGTATACACAGCAAGTAACAGTACTTACAAAAGATTATTGGAAACCAGTAAGGTAGAAGGCACGGTGTCGTCGAATGACCTGGAGCAGGCAGAGGCAAGAAAAAATGCAGATTTCGCCCAGTTGCAGGCGGCGAAGGCAAGCTACAAAGAAGCGCAGGCTATACTTGGATATCTTCAGATCCGCGCACCTTTTGACGGAGTTGTTTCGGCCAGAAATGTTAACCCTGGTGCTTATGTAGGGCCTTCAGGAAAGGGATCGGAACTGCCTTTGGTTACCGTTCAGGAACAGCGCAAACTGCGCCTATCGGTATCTGTGCCAGAGCAGTATGCCGGATACCTGAGCGTGGGCGATGCCATGAACTTTACCGTGCGGTCGGTATTGGGGCAAACCTTTAGCGCAAAAATTGCGCGTAAATCTGGTGCGTTGGATACAAAGCTGCGGTCGGAAAGGGTAGAAATGGATGTAGCCAATACTGGTAACCAATTGTTGCCCGGAATGGTTGCAGAAGTAGTGTTGCCGCTTCATGCAAAAGACAGTACCTATGTGGTGCCTAAATCAGCTGTTGTAACTTCAAGTGAAGGAATTTTTGTAATTACAGTTATAAATAACAGGACTGCAAGAACCAAAGTGCAGAAGGGGCGGGAGTTTAAAGATAAAATCGAAATTTTTGGTGCATTTACCGGAAAACCCGTACTAATAAAGTCCGCATCTGAAGAAATAAAGGATGGAACGGTGGTAAATTAG
- the ccsA gene encoding cytochrome c biogenesis protein CcsA, with protein MYKNWWKILGAILVIYSTIAGFLASVPELPILHESIRNLYFHVPMWFGMIVLFTVSVYHSIKFLSNNNQDHDLKAVESINAGVIYGILGIVTGAIWAKFTWGQAWSFDVKQNFAAIALLLYFAYLVLRNAIDEEQKRAKISAIYNIFAFPMMVVLLFVLPRLSDSLHPGNGGNPGFNSYDLDSRMRMVFYPACLGWILIGYWIYTILYRVRSLEKKNTL; from the coding sequence ATGTACAAAAACTGGTGGAAAATTTTAGGGGCAATATTGGTTATTTACTCAACCATTGCCGGGTTTTTAGCTAGCGTTCCTGAACTGCCTATTTTGCATGAAAGCATCCGTAACCTTTATTTCCATGTGCCCATGTGGTTTGGAATGATCGTATTGTTTACGGTTTCCGTTTATCATAGCATAAAGTTTTTAAGTAATAACAACCAGGATCACGATCTTAAAGCGGTAGAGAGCATCAATGCCGGGGTAATTTATGGCATTCTGGGTATCGTAACGGGAGCCATTTGGGCTAAGTTTACCTGGGGGCAGGCCTGGAGCTTTGATGTGAAACAGAATTTTGCTGCCATCGCTTTGTTGCTTTATTTTGCTTACCTGGTATTGCGCAATGCCATAGACGAAGAGCAAAAAAGGGCCAAAATATCGGCCATTTACAACATATTTGCTTTTCCAATGATGGTGGTGCTACTTTTTGTATTGCCACGCTTATCCGATTCCCTACATCCGGGCAATGGTGGCAATCCGGGCTTCAACTCCTATGATCTGGATAGCCGTATGCGTATGGTGTTTTATCCGGCCTGCCTGGGTTGGATATTGATTGGATATTGGATTTATACCATTTTATACCGAGTTCGTTCACTAGAAAAAAAGAATACATTATAG
- a CDS encoding CcmD family protein, whose product MKKLSVTFLMLMLTLQLFAQNGDSSISDSVYASGKIYVVVACIVLILFGLLFFLFTIEKRLKKLEQKSAAKN is encoded by the coding sequence ATGAAGAAATTATCAGTTACCTTTTTAATGTTGATGTTGACCCTTCAATTGTTTGCACAAAACGGGGATTCTTCTATCTCTGACAGTGTGTATGCTTCGGGTAAAATTTATGTCGTGGTGGCCTGTATCGTGCTAATTTTGTTCGGCCTGCTTTTTTTTCTGTTCACCATCGAAAAAAGATTAAAAAAATTAGAGCAAAAATCTGCTGCCAAAAACTAA
- a CDS encoding Glu/Leu/Phe/Val dehydrogenase, whose protein sequence is MANTANETKFFADVCKNFDNAAQFTAHPEGLLTQIKACNSVYRFQFPIRRGNGFEVIDAWRVEHSQHMNPTKGGIRYSDMVNEDEVMALAALMTYKCAIVNVPFGGAKGGICINPKNYTIGELENITRRYTTELIKKNFIGPGIDVPAPDYGTGEREMSWIADTYMTMNPGQLDALGCVTGKPIALHGIRGRKEATGRGVAYAVRECVSVAEDMAKIGLKAGLGDKRVIVQGLGNVGYHAAKFLAEFGATVVGLCEYEGAIYNANGLNIDEVFAHRKLTGSILGFPGATEFKNSMEGLEQPCDILVPAALENQITVENIRNIKAKIIAEGANGPCTPEAEEIFTEMGGVIIPDMYCNAGGVTVSYFEWLKNLSHVAFGRMENRYAENSNANLINTLESLTGKSIPAEHRLMIVKGASEMELVNSGLEDTMIHSYHEIRETLMNKTGIKTLRTAAFVGSIDKIAVSYMNLGVWP, encoded by the coding sequence ATGGCTAATACAGCAAATGAGACAAAATTCTTTGCAGATGTCTGCAAGAACTTTGACAATGCCGCGCAATTTACCGCCCACCCGGAAGGTTTATTAACTCAAATTAAAGCTTGTAACAGTGTGTACCGTTTCCAGTTTCCTATTCGCAGAGGTAATGGTTTCGAAGTAATTGATGCATGGCGTGTAGAACACTCGCAGCATATGAACCCTACAAAAGGAGGGATTCGTTACAGTGACATGGTAAATGAAGACGAGGTAATGGCGCTTGCCGCTCTGATGACTTACAAATGTGCGATTGTAAACGTACCATTTGGAGGAGCAAAAGGCGGTATATGTATCAATCCTAAAAATTATACCATTGGCGAACTGGAGAACATCACACGTCGTTATACTACAGAATTGATTAAAAAGAATTTTATTGGCCCGGGTATCGATGTTCCTGCTCCTGATTACGGAACAGGTGAGCGTGAGATGAGCTGGATAGCTGATACTTATATGACCATGAACCCTGGGCAGTTGGATGCATTGGGTTGTGTTACCGGTAAGCCTATTGCTTTACATGGCATCCGCGGACGTAAGGAAGCTACAGGTAGAGGTGTTGCTTATGCCGTAAGAGAGTGTGTAAGTGTTGCCGAAGATATGGCAAAAATTGGCCTTAAAGCTGGTTTGGGCGATAAACGTGTTATCGTACAGGGATTGGGTAATGTGGGATACCATGCTGCTAAATTCCTTGCCGAGTTTGGCGCAACTGTAGTTGGTCTTTGTGAATACGAGGGCGCAATTTACAATGCAAATGGATTAAATATAGACGAGGTATTTGCGCACCGCAAACTAACAGGATCTATTTTAGGATTCCCAGGTGCCACTGAGTTCAAAAATTCTATGGAAGGATTGGAGCAGCCATGTGATATCCTGGTTCCTGCAGCACTTGAAAATCAGATTACTGTAGAGAACATCAGAAACATTAAGGCTAAAATTATTGCCGAAGGTGCTAACGGACCTTGTACGCCTGAAGCGGAAGAAATTTTTACCGAAATGGGTGGTGTTATTATTCCTGATATGTATTGCAATGCAGGTGGTGTTACAGTTTCTTATTTTGAGTGGTTGAAAAATCTTTCACACGTAGCCTTTGGTCGTATGGAAAATCGTTATGCCGAAAATTCCAACGCCAACCTGATCAATACCCTGGAAAGCCTGACCGGTAAAAGTATTCCTGCCGAGCACCGTTTGATGATTGTTAAAGGAGCTTCTGAAATGGAATTGGTAAACTCTGGTCTGGAAGACACGATGATCCATTCTTATCATGAAATCAGAGAGACATTGATGAATAAAACAGGTATTAAGACCTTGAGGACAGCTGCCTTTGTGGGGTCAATTGATAAGATCGCTGTATCTTATATGAACCTGGGTGTTTGGCCATAA
- a CDS encoding cytochrome c maturation protein CcmE — translation MRKSAIIGLITIALCVGFLVSLNADTNTYSTFSEAAKDPKEFHVMGYWEKSKGMHYDALKDANRFEFFMKDEKGDVNKVVYAGTKPQDFERSEKLVLIGKMNQDTFYASKILMKCPSKYNNDLVEVKADGTVEKQDGTKVKQDGTAEKYK, via the coding sequence ATGAGAAAAAGTGCAATTATTGGTTTAATAACTATAGCATTATGTGTTGGCTTTTTGGTAAGTCTTAACGCGGATACCAATACCTATTCAACCTTTAGTGAAGCTGCCAAAGATCCCAAAGAGTTCCATGTAATGGGGTATTGGGAAAAATCAAAGGGTATGCACTATGATGCCCTGAAAGATGCTAACCGTTTTGAGTTTTTTATGAAAGACGAAAAGGGTGATGTGAATAAAGTAGTATATGCCGGAACCAAACCCCAGGATTTCGAGCGTTCGGAGAAACTAGTATTGATCGGTAAAATGAACCAGGATACTTTTTATGCTTCAAAGATATTGATGAAGTGCCCATCTAAATACAACAATGACCTGGTAGAGGTTAAAGCGGATGGTACTGTAGAAAAGCAGGATGGCACTAAAGTGAAGCAGGACGGAACAGCAGAAAAATACAAATAA
- a CDS encoding heme lyase CcmF/NrfE family subunit: MDIQFIGENLLPGKIGQFFIVLAFAASLLSTIAYFFATRNKDLGDQSWNRIGRISFVINWVSVIGIGVTLFYLILNHYNEYYYVYSHSSKELPVYYIVSAFWEGQEGSFWLWAFWQSLLGGILIWRAKSWENGVMTVVAFSQLFLTSMVLGVEIFGERIGSSPFILLRDAMDLKTMVPIFSDPENYKNYLKFITDGKGLNPLLQNYWMVIHPPTLFLGFASMVVPFAYAVAGLWQKRYKEWVKPAMPWALFAVMILGTGIIMGSFWAYEALNFGGFWAWDPVENASIIPWLTLIAGVHVMIAFKNTGHAFFTAVVLIMISFVLVLYASFLTRSGVLGETSVHSFTDLGMFWHLVLYNVVFLTIPTILLVIRWKELPITNKDEETYSREFWMFIGALVITVACIQVIFSTSVPVFNQAFGTKFAPPIDAIKYYNQWQAPFAILVTIISGFAQFMKYKRTDTRKFYSSLIASLVFSVVITGAFVYITSVYHNLMYILLTFSCIFAILSNAKILGIAFNGKRKLVGASVAHIGFALLLLGALVAAATNKPISLNATNFIPVKDFEKVEKPGENIVLYKNEPKKMGRYTVTYVSDTTVAPNTFYKLNFKVINEKTGEVKEDFELNPHVQVNEKMGLIASPDTKHYLTYDIYTHITSAPEKKDDHADHEGHKEEENYKAPRIVNVATGDTLHTSSGIITVGALNNQPKAKSLTLAPGDLAVGLPIEVNLNGKIYKTEPIFLIKGNNTFDFARNIDELGLRFRFTKVLPEQRKVELHVYEKPQQAKDWVVFKSIEFPYINLYWVGTIVMVIGFLISIFRRQKEVKAV, encoded by the coding sequence ATGGATATACAGTTTATTGGAGAGAACCTCCTACCCGGTAAAATCGGCCAATTTTTTATTGTTTTGGCATTTGCCGCTTCTTTACTCTCAACCATAGCTTATTTCTTTGCTACACGAAATAAAGATCTCGGAGACCAATCCTGGAACCGTATAGGCCGCATATCATTTGTTATCAACTGGGTCAGTGTGATTGGTATCGGTGTCACTTTATTTTACCTGATTTTAAATCATTACAACGAGTATTATTACGTTTACAGTCACTCCTCTAAAGAGCTTCCTGTATATTATATCGTATCTGCTTTCTGGGAAGGGCAGGAGGGAAGTTTCTGGCTATGGGCTTTCTGGCAGTCGCTGCTTGGTGGTATACTAATCTGGAGGGCGAAATCATGGGAAAACGGCGTGATGACTGTAGTGGCATTTTCGCAATTGTTTTTAACTTCTATGGTGCTTGGTGTCGAAATTTTTGGTGAGCGGATTGGTAGTTCGCCTTTTATTTTACTGAGAGATGCCATGGACCTAAAAACAATGGTGCCGATATTCTCTGATCCTGAAAACTATAAAAACTATCTTAAATTTATTACTGATGGAAAAGGACTAAACCCTCTTCTTCAGAATTACTGGATGGTGATACATCCACCAACCTTGTTCCTTGGTTTTGCCAGTATGGTGGTACCCTTTGCTTACGCGGTTGCCGGCTTATGGCAAAAACGTTATAAAGAATGGGTTAAACCAGCTATGCCCTGGGCTTTATTTGCCGTAATGATTTTGGGTACCGGTATCATCATGGGCTCGTTCTGGGCGTATGAAGCTTTAAATTTTGGTGGTTTCTGGGCCTGGGATCCGGTAGAGAATGCATCTATCATTCCATGGTTAACACTAATTGCAGGTGTACACGTGATGATTGCTTTTAAAAATACAGGCCATGCTTTTTTTACGGCCGTTGTATTGATCATGATCAGCTTTGTGCTGGTACTTTATGCTTCTTTCTTAACCCGAAGTGGGGTACTAGGCGAAACATCTGTGCATTCATTTACCGATCTCGGGATGTTCTGGCACCTTGTACTGTACAATGTGGTGTTTTTGACTATTCCCACGATTTTGCTGGTGATCAGGTGGAAAGAATTGCCAATTACCAATAAAGACGAAGAAACTTATTCCAGAGAATTCTGGATGTTTATTGGTGCATTGGTGATTACCGTAGCCTGTATTCAGGTTATCTTCTCTACCTCTGTCCCTGTATTTAACCAGGCTTTCGGAACTAAGTTTGCCCCTCCAATTGACGCGATTAAATATTATAACCAGTGGCAGGCGCCTTTCGCTATTCTGGTTACCATTATATCAGGCTTTGCACAGTTTATGAAATATAAAAGGACCGATACCAGGAAGTTTTATAGCAGTCTGATTGCTTCATTGGTGTTTTCTGTTGTCATTACCGGTGCTTTTGTATACATCACCAGTGTGTACCATAACCTGATGTATATCCTGCTTACTTTTAGCTGTATTTTTGCCATCCTGTCCAATGCCAAAATACTTGGTATAGCCTTTAACGGGAAACGCAAACTGGTAGGTGCTTCAGTAGCTCATATTGGTTTTGCACTCTTGCTGTTGGGTGCATTGGTTGCTGCGGCAACCAACAAACCTATCTCGCTTAATGCAACTAACTTTATTCCGGTAAAGGACTTTGAAAAAGTTGAAAAGCCCGGCGAGAATATAGTACTTTATAAAAATGAACCTAAAAAAATGGGCAGGTATACCGTAACCTACGTAAGTGATACTACAGTTGCGCCAAATACCTTTTATAAGCTTAATTTTAAGGTGATAAACGAAAAAACAGGTGAGGTAAAAGAAGATTTTGAACTGAATCCACATGTACAGGTGAATGAAAAAATGGGGTTGATCGCTTCTCCAGATACCAAACACTACCTTACTTACGACATTTATACCCACATTACCAGTGCGCCTGAAAAAAAGGATGATCATGCTGACCATGAAGGCCACAAGGAAGAGGAAAACTACAAAGCACCAAGGATAGTAAATGTAGCAACAGGGGATACTTTGCATACCAGCAGTGGGATCATTACCGTTGGAGCTTTGAATAACCAACCTAAGGCAAAAAGTCTGACTTTGGCTCCTGGCGATTTAGCAGTAGGTTTACCAATTGAGGTTAACCTGAATGGTAAGATTTATAAAACTGAACCCATATTCCTGATTAAGGGAAACAACACGTTTGATTTTGCCCGTAACATTGACGAACTAGGCTTAAGGTTCAGGTTTACTAAAGTATTGCCCGAACAACGGAAAGTAGAGCTGCATGTTTATGAAAAACCGCAACAGGCAAAAGATTGGGTTGTATTTAAATCTATTGAGTTCCCTTATATTAATCTTTATTGGGTTGGAACAATTGTAATGGTTATTGGATTTCTTATTTCTATATTTAGAAGGCAAAAAGAAGTCAAAGCAGTTTAA